One part of the archaeon BMS3Bbin15 genome encodes these proteins:
- the nifK gene encoding nitrogenase molybdenum-iron protein beta chain: MSIVTKQNRAVAINPTRSCAPIGAMLANYGVHGALTINHGSQGCATYPRHQMARHFREPIEVATTSLTEKTTIYGGRENLLAALKNVYERCHPTMITVCSTCLSETIGDDIAGIVDEFTDEHPDVDIPIITVNTPSFIGTHITGFDNFLKTVAMNFPVKDKPNGKVNIMPGWVNPGDIREIKAMTRKMGIEGIFLTDYSDTLDGGIYNPKPHFPKGGTTVEELRDSANSLATIALQKHVGGEAAEIYEKQYSIPAHTLPMPIGIENTDRFIKTLSEVTGREISEELHDERARLLDAIIDAHMFLTGLKVAIFGDPDVVEGLVRLAAEMGMEPKFALTSSDFKPWGEDMMKLSDELGLDMDVMIKSDLHELYKKIKEEPVDLIFGTSKGRFIEEDLDIPLIRVGFPIEDRFGYHRRAIVGYRGGIYLVDKITNAVLTKKGLVVSNTLLEKLEEGAD, translated from the coding sequence CGCTCCTGCGCACCCATAGGTGCCATGCTGGCAAATTATGGTGTCCACGGCGCTCTGACAATAAACCATGGTTCACAGGGTTGTGCCACCTACCCGAGGCATCAGATGGCAAGGCACTTCCGCGAGCCCATAGAGGTAGCCACAACATCGCTGACAGAAAAAACAACAATTTACGGTGGGAGAGAAAACCTCCTTGCTGCTCTGAAAAATGTCTATGAGAGGTGCCATCCCACTATGATTACAGTATGCAGCACCTGTCTCTCAGAGACCATAGGCGATGACATAGCAGGTATAGTCGATGAATTCACTGATGAACATCCAGACGTTGATATACCCATCATCACGGTAAACACGCCTTCGTTTATAGGCACCCATATAACAGGCTTTGACAACTTCCTCAAAACTGTGGCTATGAATTTTCCTGTGAAGGATAAACCTAACGGAAAGGTAAATATTATGCCTGGCTGGGTGAATCCCGGTGATATAAGGGAAATTAAGGCTATGACAAGAAAGATGGGCATAGAAGGTATATTCCTTACAGATTATTCAGACACCCTCGATGGTGGTATATATAATCCAAAGCCTCACTTCCCAAAAGGTGGCACAACAGTTGAAGAGCTCAGAGATTCTGCCAATTCTCTTGCAACAATTGCACTGCAGAAGCATGTTGGTGGTGAAGCCGCAGAGATATACGAGAAACAATACAGTATTCCCGCCCATACTCTACCCATGCCCATTGGTATTGAGAATACTGATAGATTTATTAAAACTCTATCAGAGGTAACTGGTAGAGAAATATCAGAAGAACTCCATGACGAGAGAGCAAGGCTTCTTGATGCCATTATTGATGCGCATATGTTCTTAACCGGCCTCAAAGTGGCTATTTTCGGTGACCCGGATGTCGTCGAAGGTCTGGTACGTCTGGCTGCAGAGATGGGCATGGAACCCAAGTTTGCTCTCACATCTTCCGACTTCAAACCCTGGGGAGAAGATATGATGAAACTCTCTGACGAGCTTGGACTGGACATGGATGTAATGATAAAATCAGACCTTCATGAACTCTACAAAAAGATAAAGGAGGAGCCAGTTGACCTCATCTTCGGCACGTCCAAGGGTAGATTCATAGAGGAAGACCTGGATATACCATTGATAAGAGTGGGTTTCCCGATAGAGGACCGCTTCGGGTATCACAGGAGAGCCATAGTCGGCTACAGAGGCGGCATATATCTTGTGGATAAAATTACAAATGCTGTACTCACAAAGAAGGGTTTAGTGGTGAGCAACACACTGCTGGAGAAAC